The DNA region tgaatatcggtagggttgacccgtctcatagataaaaaattcgtgagaccgtctcacaatagatcTACTCTAGATCAAGAGTATTAGTTCGAaagtttgctgagtcaatataCATAGAAGAATAGATGTTGCGGGTTTCGTGTCATAAAAAAGACAATTTCTTATGTTCAAAGAGAGTGATATAAAATCTTTttacaataaaatcatatataaaaaccttattattatttttttataaaaataatgaggAGGGGCGATTTTCCCCGAATCAACAGGGTATAATAATAACATTACCATACTATATTATAATAGTTAAATTTGAATTGTTTAGTGGAGAGTAGAATGATCAGGTGGAGTAATTACTAATTTATCATGAAAACAAGCTTAGAAGCTAAAAATAGTATGTGGGCAGTGTGTGATATCTGTTTGATAGTGTGTGTATTATTTTGCAGAGCACATGGGAGCAGTTGAGTGATGGCTACTGGGAATGTAGAAATTAATTACCtgtgattattgatttataaattaGGATAGGATTGCACGTGATGATAGGCAGAGATGAAGACTACACATGGTGTCAGATTAAACGGGGTACCAAtagattctcaaattttatgttGAATTATTACGCGCAAATTTACTGAGATTCATCGGTTAACCATTTCTTAAAATACATAGTTGATGATAATATCGTAACTCAAATTTCTAAAATTATATAATAGTTTAATCGCTATGTTTCGGTCGTTCACTTTTAAAGATCGATTATTGTATCCTAatattggatttttttttttttaaaaaaggaccTTTTAAATTCTTATGCTAATAGGTTTCTTATGAGACGGTACAGATATTTAttcgtgagacgagtcaatcatacgtatatttataataaaaaataatatttttgcataaaaaataatgttttttcaagAGTGACCCAATTAgaatatgagtaggtctcttgtgagacggtctcacgaatctttatatgtgagacgggtcaaccctaccgatattcacaataaaaagtaatactctttgcataaaaagtaatatttttcatggatgactcaaataagagatatgactcacaaaatacgacccgtgataccgtcttacacaagtttttgtcttataatatttgtctcataaaatttatttatgagacAGACTCACACGAGTATTTGCGTTCTTATACCAATATATCATATTACATTAGAATTTGGATGAGGTAAAGTATCACTAATTTTGAAGTAGATTTATAATGATTGATATATTTCTATAATAACTTGAAGTAAAAGGGAACTATGGAggggaaaatatattttacttcgtGATAAAGATTTTTCTCAGAGCATACATTTGATTTTATGAGCGGGGAATGGAGTCACAATGTTACCTCATATGTTAGTGGCTTCATTTAGGTGCACGTACATTGAATTATCTACCAAGCAAAGGCTACCATGGACATTATTTCATCCTAGTCGTGGACTGCAATTCTTTAATCATGCCATCATAATGAAATTGAACTTGTATTTGAAATCTAAGATTTCATTACAAAAAATTATCGGACACAAATTGCACCTTCGTTGTCATTTCACATAAACTGAGaccaatattttaatttttttcctgaAAACAGAAACTAATATTGGTCCTGTCCGTTCTATTTCGTATCTTTGATCTGAAAATTTATATACGGTATCCGTGACTCGTGAGCATCCTAGTTTTTGTTCCAAAAAATGATACATCGGAAAAAATCCTTGTTGAGAAAGGGCTTCGAAGTTCTAAAAacatttcttaatttgaatGGCTCGGTGTGCAAGCACGAAGTAACGTCTCCAGGCGCAACAATCTTCAAACGACTATCGTTTTGCACGACATGAGGAAAGGAAGTTGTTTAATTCGAAACAAAATGTTACAGACAACCTCTGCGATTATCTATGGCATTCTGATTAATTAAACCACATTGCAAGTGCTCAGAAGCAATTTGTGGAGAATATACTGCTTCATTTATCCCCATTTTAGGACACGGATATCTCAGTCATCTCTTGATCCACAGTCATGGGTTCGACAGGATAGTACTGGTAGTGAAGCTCTCCAACATCATCGCCGGATAGTTTGTTCCATCCATTTGGCCCAACGTGGTATACTGAACATATTGAAGGTCATGGTCATTAGAACAGAGTCAGATATAAATATAGTAAGGGTAAACATTAGAGAAAGAGGATAGACAGGGACTTTGGGGTGTAGGGGAGAAGTTTGTTACCGCTGGCAACACCACCACTGGCTCCATCACGAAATGTTGCATGATAAATTGACCGTCTAGCCAATTCTGCAGCTTCCtcaactgacatatcaaagcgGTATCTAAATAATGCACAAAACATGAAACACAATTAGAATAAAGAGTGCGAAAGTGATGTTTAGAGATGCGTTGATAGATGCACAACGGTTAATTCATTATGCTGATCAGTGAGAATAAAATTGCAAGAAACAATGCGTACGTGCAAAAATTGAACATAAAACTTGGGACAATAAGCTTCATCCATAAAACGCACTCAAATAATTCAGTTTACTAAAAACATAAGCAACAGGAGTAGAATGATGATTCACTTGATGCATGCACAGCGTTCTTTAGTCCATAATTCAGcagtaaaaaaatataataaattaacaattaaCAATCTGCCAAATGAGTTTTAGCAGCTACCACCCTGACAACCGGAGGGTGGCTACTTTCTTTTTGGATGTTGACATATACTTCTACGCCGACTAACTAGAGATAAACTGAAAAGAATTAAAAATGTGAACAGTGACATTTGAGCAAAGACATGAACAACTCACCCGCTGTCCAAAACACCATAAGCATAGGGAGAACCAGACCCAACAGAGAATCTAGTTCCTTTGAGGCGTCCGCCTTCACTATCCACACAGTAAAGCCCAGGACCCTGCACCAAATAGCAGAGAGTTACAAAAATATTTAGGATAAGGACAACAGTTTGCAATAATTCATCGTATACCTTCTCATCCCAGCCAGCTATCATGGTTCCTACAGACAAACCCATTCCTCTGTAAGAATACAGAATATTTGCAAGCAACTTTGAAGCTCCAGTGACAGAAATCCTTCTCTTGTTTGCCAGTTCGTGTAATCGGCACTGGATTATGAAATAAAACTCTCATTAGTACTCTAACACAGGGGTCTCAAATAGCAGGAGTACACAAGAAACGCCCACATGAAAACATTTCCGCAacgaatattttcaaaaaaccgATATGGTAAGCAGTATCGTAATGCAGCAAGACCATGGCAGGGAATAACTCAGGATGACCAGGTCCTTTCCTCCGTAAATGAGATCTTTTTCATGTTGCGCCAGTCTTTTTTCTCATTCTTGCTTTGTAGAGAGAGTTAAAggataatataaaataaaagagaAAACCACATATGGTAGACTTTTACGTTCATATGCAATAATCTATTATTCAATTTACAGGATTTAATAACAGAAGAAGTATGAGCACAACATAAATATTCCTGATTCAGTCAAATGATAGATAAGCAATCCATATTACGTTGCTTACTCATCAAAAGATGAACTTGGCAACAAAACTATTAAAATGGTGACCAGATGAAACAATTTAACAGTAGTACCTTAATTCCCAGATTTCTGTGCCAGAACTGGCAGTCAGCTGCTCCTCCAGCCATTGTTCCAAGCATGTAGGGATTGAtttcaattatctttttgacAGATTGTGATGCTGTTATTaatatgaaaatgataaaaaaacttAGTCTTGGCCATTGAATGGAGAGGAGTCATGCATAATTTAACACCGAGAGTTTTGATTAACAGATTTTCATCAAGATCAAATCATGAAAATGGTTCCACAACATCAGCAACAAAATTTACATGGTTTTAACAATTGAATATTATCTTTTTAACTGCATGtgcacaacaaaatacaaaaaagaaaattacaagATCCAACTTCAAAATATGTGTCATACAAATAAAAACAGACTAATAGTTACTACTTTCATTTTAGGGGTCGCCTTAGTTATTCTATTCATATTTTTTGGCTCTGACTCGAGCGTCGGAGAGGCTACGTCGGGACACCCTCTCGGCACACTTCTAACACTTTGTCCTTGATTTTAGGCTCATCTGGTCAAAAGCACCATTACCAGTCGCCTTCGGGTCTCGGAAAAGAACCCTCTAATTCTAGTGGGTATCAACCAATTTTTGCAGTGTGCTTATGTCCTCTCTCAAACGCACCTTGAGAAACTTCCCAATGATCTATCCCATAATTGCTTTAAATCAAGTATACTTAACTTTGAATTTATCAAACGATGAACtcccgaaaagaagatgcaccttgtTGATAGGAGTAGTATCTATCAAATCACTATCTTGGAATCCCGTTCATTATTGGACGGGGTATCACAAGGTCGTTATTAACTCAATATGGTAAAAGGTATCGAGAATTTACGACAAACATGGATGATTGCATTTGAGGATCCAAGGGTCTTAGGATCGACAATAAGAGATGGGCGTCCATTTAGTCCAGCGTTAACCTTGATCTCAACCATGAAGGCAAAAAAGACCAGAATTCAGACTAATGCAGAGGAGGCACACAAACATAAATGCACAAATATATATGTCAAATAAAAATCACATTAAGGTTCAATCAGCAGTCCTATCAGTTCTAGAGGTTAAGCAAAAATTGTTCGATTATGCTAAGAAGAATTTTAACTTATTGGTTCCACAAAACTATGATTTCTAGCAATCCCAAACTTTTCCAGGTACAAAACTAAGAATATCAAATCATTTCCTTTAGTAAAAAAATATACTTCTAATGGATTACAATTCATTTCAGCAAACATGCGTGGCCTTAAATGTTTAAAGTATAaactactaaaaatattttatccaaTCATCTTCAGAATCAAACCTAACAACTAAGAAACCGATATCTAGGAATACACCAAGAGCCTCACCATTTACACAGCAACCACTTACTCAAGTGTGTTAGTATCCATGTACGAGGTGCTTCATGAAATTATGCTCAATCACTAGATTCACAGTTTTGAATGCAATGCAAACTATAAATCCGAGTAAAAAAACATTTAATCTTGGAAACAATCATCAGATCAGTAAGTTGGATTCCCTTACAACCAACACCAATGTCTCAACCAAACAATCAGATAAATAAATAGATTAGGGCTCACATATGTATCCTCCCATGCTTGCACGAGAATCAGCAGCCACCATAACACCTTCTTTGAATATAAACGCGAGAGTTGTTGTACCCTTTGCTGGCTTCACCATCTGTACTGCCGCCTTCTGAAAGCCATCAAACTAAGAAAACACATACTTTAGTTAGTAAAATTCGACTACTGAACATTTCATAtagatgaaattttaaaaacacgAGATAAAgtttaaaacaaattaaaattttaactcaCATCAGCAGTAGTTGGAAGTTTAAAAGAGGGTGTGCCCAGAATCTCGTTCCGCAACTCATCCTCATCAATGTTTCCCCTAATGGGAGCGGATGGATCAAGCCCACTAAAATCAATCTTCATCATTGTTCCCTTTACAAAGAGAAGGAAAAAATAGGGAGAATTAATCATTCTTAATTTCAGAGCTTAAAACCTTACTTAATACTATTAAAATCTCTAGCCGTAAAAAAATCCACTTCTTAAGTAGCACTTCAACATAGAAAAAATGCCTAAAACCTTTTAGCACAATCCAAAGAGACCATCGTCAGCACTAACTTAAATTCTCATCCAAATCGAATATCGGACCACGTGAAgctaaaaaactaaaaaaaaaaattatatactaGCTAGCAAAATTACGATGAACCCATGGATGATGGATCAAAATCAAGCAGCGTATAAGCAGAAAAGCCCTAATCGGTAATTAATTGCAATTAAATACTTTGCGGGATATATCATCAGAAAATTAGCCCCCAATTTTACCTGATTTCTGCAAGTTCTCCCGAGGAATCGTTCGTGAATGAAGAAAATAACTGGCAGCGAAATGAAAAATCTTGTAGCATGTATAGCAGGAAACAAAAagttttcttccgctgcaatacaCTAAGAAATGGGCTTTATATTGGGCCTGATTTTATCCGACCCGAGCCTATAGTGAATAATTGTTTAACGATGGGCTCACTCCTGTTAGACGTGTTCTGTAGGATCCATATAGTTCAGGCTTGAACCCcaatattttattcatattaaAACTTAGTTTCAACTAGTACACCGACACATGCgttatatatttgtataatatttttatatttaattttatttacacTAAAATAGAGATAATGtaataatagtaaaaattaatGAAGGGTAATACttcaatttgaaattattatatttaaatgaaatcaAACCatgattataaaaattaaagagggactaaaatgttattttaaatattataaaaaggaaagaacaaagaaactaaaattaaatttgaaataatttttataaaaaaaaccaaaacaaaataCCATACCATTACACTGTTTTGGCTCTATTATCAAGATTCTTAATTcagattattatattttaatattttttatctccaacttaaaatattattaGAAACCagcataaatttataaaataaaaattatttacttaaattttaattaattataaaaaattaacatCTGACAATAATAGAATCTCttgatcttttttttaaaaaatatttaatataaaaaaatgttgTATCTTGGTGAGCCGTGAGAGAGGTTAGTATCGCTGAGTTTAGTGTTAGTGTAAAGTTGTttataaaaaggaaaaaatttgtGCAAGACGTCTCaggagtcgtattttgtgatatggATCTCTtcatttgggtcatccatgaaaaaatattactttttatgctaagagtattactttttattgtgaatatcggtaaggctgacccgtc from Primulina tabacum isolate GXHZ01 chromosome 14, ASM2559414v2, whole genome shotgun sequence includes:
- the LOC142525204 gene encoding proteasome subunit beta type-5-B-like translates to MMKIDFSGLDPSAPIRGNIDEDELRNEILGTPSFKLPTTADFDGFQKAAVQMVKPAKGTTTLAFIFKEGVMVAADSRASMGGYISSQSVKKIIEINPYMLGTMAGGAADCQFWHRNLGIKCRLHELANKRRISVTGASKLLANILYSYRGMGLSVGTMIAGWDEKGPGLYCVDSEGGRLKGTRFSVGSGSPYAYGVLDSGYRFDMSVEEAAELARRSIYHATFRDGASGGVASVYHVGPNGWNKLSGDDVGELHYQYYPVEPMTVDQEMTEISVS